From the Sphingomonas aliaeris genome, one window contains:
- a CDS encoding AI-2E family transporter, whose translation MTDGAGNGVQIVSGASPNEVRDPAVRAELKRASVWFGMAVAIGLVILLVQPLLIIFAGLVFAAMLDGGVRLLGRVLNIGRGWRLAIVVLLVVAFLLGTFYLTGVQLVQQASQLGATLQSQFDRVTGWLSDKGIMPGKSDLGSMARQALGSLGKIGSYVGIALGAMTSLFMILVLGLFIAMEPRLYDRGLQWMIPVEHRPEFALTVQRMGVTLRRLLAGRLLGMALEGVLTFLVLWFFGVPMALVLGIIAGILAFIPNVGAFITGVLMTAVGFSAGADTGIAALATYFVVQTFDGYVVIPMVAKKTVDLPPALTLGAQILASTLFGILGLALADPMTAMIKVALERSSERAEEADGERLAA comes from the coding sequence ATGACCGACGGGGCCGGCAACGGGGTGCAAATCGTCTCGGGTGCCAGCCCCAATGAGGTTCGCGATCCGGCGGTCCGCGCCGAACTGAAGCGGGCAAGCGTATGGTTCGGCATGGCGGTCGCGATCGGGCTGGTCATCCTGCTCGTCCAGCCGCTGCTGATCATCTTCGCCGGTCTGGTGTTCGCGGCGATGCTGGACGGCGGCGTACGCCTGCTCGGCCGCGTGTTGAACATCGGGCGGGGCTGGCGATTGGCGATCGTCGTCCTTCTGGTCGTCGCCTTCCTGCTCGGCACCTTTTACCTGACCGGCGTTCAACTGGTGCAGCAGGCGTCGCAGCTCGGCGCGACGTTGCAAAGCCAGTTCGACCGCGTCACCGGCTGGCTGTCCGACAAGGGGATCATGCCCGGCAAGTCCGATCTGGGCAGCATGGCGCGGCAGGCGCTGGGGTCGCTGGGCAAGATCGGCTCGTATGTCGGCATCGCATTGGGCGCAATGACCAGCCTGTTCATGATCCTGGTGCTCGGTCTGTTCATCGCGATGGAACCGCGGCTCTACGATCGCGGGCTGCAATGGATGATCCCGGTCGAACACCGCCCCGAATTCGCCCTGACGGTACAGCGGATGGGCGTGACGCTGCGCCGCCTGCTGGCCGGGCGCCTGCTCGGCATGGCGCTGGAAGGCGTGCTGACGTTTCTGGTCCTGTGGTTCTTCGGCGTACCGATGGCGCTCGTGCTTGGCATCATCGCCGGAATCTTGGCGTTCATCCCCAATGTCGGCGCGTTCATCACCGGCGTGTTGATGACGGCCGTCGGGTTCAGCGCCGGGGCGGACACGGGTATCGCCGCGCTCGCGACCTATTTCGTCGTGCAGACCTTCGATGGGTACGTGGTCATTCCGATGGTCGCGAAGAAGACGGTCGATCTGCCGCCAGCGCTGACGCTGGGCGCGCAGATCCTGGCCAGCACGCTGTTCGGCATCCTGGGGCTCGCGCTCGCCGATCCGATGACCGCGATGATCAAGGTCGCGCTGGAACGCAGTTCCGAACGCGCGGAGGAAGCGGACGGGGAAAGGCTGGCGGCATGA
- the lepB gene encoding signal peptidase I, which yields MTAENPAVNDPRTGSASPSQPPATKTQSTWWEEAKGIFWLILAVLGFHSFIAKPFYIPSESMMPVLRTGDRLVVTKYPYGWSFISPTIPNPAAIFRGLVLRQPEESWGVQLPFVKGRLFGRMPERGDVVIVTPPGRNTDYIKRLIGLPGDRLQVRGGVLYINGEAVRRGPIHDVLLPVDANLPCTDSEYPGALETAADGAQVCRLPIVTETLPNGRRYDTVELGYSPGDNYGPITIPAGHVFLMGDNRDRSSDSRFSLGQPDLGLGGAVPWEYVGGRAEFITFSLDGTASWNPLSWWSALRSGRAGNSLHPQETAK from the coding sequence ATGACGGCCGAAAATCCGGCAGTGAACGACCCCCGGACCGGGTCCGCCAGCCCGTCCCAGCCCCCCGCCACCAAAACCCAATCGACCTGGTGGGAAGAGGCCAAGGGGATATTCTGGCTCATCCTCGCCGTGCTCGGTTTTCACAGTTTCATCGCCAAGCCTTTCTACATTCCGTCGGAATCTATGATGCCGGTGTTGCGCACCGGCGACCGGCTGGTGGTGACGAAATATCCATATGGCTGGTCGTTCATCTCGCCGACCATTCCCAATCCGGCGGCGATCTTCCGCGGGCTGGTGCTGCGTCAGCCGGAGGAAAGCTGGGGCGTGCAATTGCCGTTCGTGAAGGGGCGCCTGTTCGGCCGCATGCCGGAACGCGGCGACGTCGTCATCGTCACCCCGCCGGGTCGCAACACCGATTACATCAAGCGGCTGATCGGCCTGCCGGGCGACCGGTTGCAGGTGCGCGGCGGGGTCTTGTACATCAACGGCGAAGCGGTGCGTCGCGGGCCGATCCACGACGTGCTGCTCCCGGTCGATGCCAACCTCCCCTGCACCGACAGCGAATATCCCGGCGCGCTGGAGACGGCGGCGGACGGCGCGCAAGTCTGCCGCCTGCCGATCGTGACGGAGACCCTGCCGAACGGCCGGCGCTACGACACGGTCGAGCTCGGCTATAGCCCCGGGGACAATTACGGTCCGATCACCATCCCGGCCGGCCATGTGTTCCTGATGGGCGACAATCGCGATCGGTCGTCGGACAGCCGCTTCTCGCTCGGTCAGCCGGATCTGGGGCTGGGCGGTGCGGTGCCGTGGGAATATGTCGGCGGGCGTGCCGAATTCATCACCTTCTCGCTCGACGGGACGGCATCGTGGAACCCGCTCAGTTGGTGGAGCGCTCTGCGATCCGGGCGCGCGGGCAATTCGCTGCATCCACAGGAAACCGCGAAATGA
- the acpS gene encoding holo-ACP synthase, which translates to MIIGLGSDLCNIERIQASLDRFGDRFENRVFTETERAKAAKRPFTKAGTLAKRFAAKEAFSKAVGTGFRAGVFMKDIGVVNARSGAPTLLLTGGAKARLDALIPDGHAARVHLTMTDDHPWAQAFVIIEAIKKTEDTE; encoded by the coding sequence ATGATCATCGGCCTGGGCTCAGACCTGTGCAACATCGAGCGCATCCAGGCGTCGCTGGACCGCTTCGGCGATCGGTTCGAGAACCGCGTCTTCACCGAAACCGAACGCGCCAAGGCGGCGAAGCGTCCCTTCACCAAGGCCGGAACGCTCGCCAAGAGGTTCGCCGCGAAGGAGGCCTTCTCCAAGGCGGTCGGCACGGGGTTTCGTGCCGGCGTGTTCATGAAGGATATCGGCGTCGTCAATGCGCGCTCCGGCGCCCCGACTTTACTGTTGACCGGCGGGGCCAAGGCGCGGCTTGACGCGTTGATCCCCGACGGACACGCCGCCAGGGTACATCTTACGATGACCGACGATCATCCCTGGGCACAGGCCTTCGTGATCATCGAGGCCATAAAGAAAACTGAGGACACGGAATGA
- a CDS encoding pyridoxine 5'-phosphate synthase produces the protein MTDILRLGVNIDHVATVRNARGAGYPDPVRAALLAAEAGADGITAHLREDRRHITDEDIARLSERLTIPLNLEMAATDEMLAIALRHRPHAACIVPEKREELTTEGGLDAAGQHDRLAPLVSELRNANIRVSLFIEPDALQIDAAIRLGAPVVELHTGRYAQLEGEARTHELRRLADAAALAAKNGIEVHAGHGLTYDNVAPIAAIPQVRELNIGHFLVGEAMFVGLGEAVRQMRAAMDLAR, from the coding sequence ATGACCGATATCCTGCGCCTCGGCGTCAACATCGATCACGTCGCGACGGTGCGGAATGCACGTGGCGCGGGCTATCCGGATCCGGTTCGCGCGGCGTTGCTCGCGGCGGAGGCCGGCGCGGACGGCATCACGGCGCACCTGCGCGAGGACCGGCGGCACATCACCGACGAAGATATCGCGCGCCTGTCCGAACGGCTGACGATTCCGCTCAACCTGGAAATGGCGGCAACCGACGAGATGCTCGCGATCGCGCTGCGTCATCGACCGCATGCCGCGTGCATCGTTCCCGAAAAGCGCGAGGAACTGACCACCGAGGGCGGGCTGGATGCGGCCGGGCAGCATGACCGCCTCGCCCCGCTCGTGTCGGAATTACGCAACGCGAACATACGCGTATCGCTGTTCATCGAGCCGGATGCGCTGCAGATCGATGCCGCGATCCGGCTTGGCGCCCCGGTCGTGGAACTGCACACCGGGCGTTATGCGCAACTGGAAGGCGAGGCGCGCACGCATGAACTACGCCGTCTCGCCGATGCCGCTGCGCTTGCCGCGAAGAACGGTATCGAGGTGCATGCCGGACACGGCCTGACCTACGACAATGTCGCGCCGATCGCCGCCATTCCTCAGGTGCGCGAGTTGAATATCGGGCACTTCCTCGTCGGGGAGGCGATGTTCGTCGGCCTGGGCGAGGCGGTCCGGCAGATGCGGGCCGCTATGGATCTCGCGCGGTGA
- the pyrE gene encoding orotate phosphoribosyltransferase — protein sequence MTEDEVLGEFRAAGALLEGHFILSSGLRSARYLQCARVLMDPARGARLAEALVARLPADVRSSIQAVVSPAMGGVIAGHEMGRALGVEAMFLERPEGVFELRRGFRLEPGTRVFMMEDVVTTGLSSREAIAAIARAGGVTVAAGALVDRSNGSADLGVPFHPLIRLDVPTYAADALPPELAAIPAIKPGSRAAA from the coding sequence ATGACGGAAGACGAGGTTCTGGGTGAGTTCCGCGCGGCAGGGGCATTGCTGGAGGGGCATTTCATCCTCTCGTCCGGCCTGCGCTCCGCCCGCTACCTGCAATGCGCGCGCGTGCTGATGGATCCGGCGCGCGGCGCGCGGCTGGCCGAAGCGTTGGTCGCCCGCCTTCCCGCGGATGTCCGCTCGTCGATCCAGGCGGTCGTTTCCCCCGCCATGGGCGGCGTGATCGCCGGCCACGAAATGGGCCGCGCGCTGGGGGTGGAGGCAATGTTCCTGGAACGCCCCGAAGGCGTGTTCGAACTCCGCCGCGGCTTCCGCCTGGAACCCGGCACGCGCGTGTTCATGATGGAGGACGTCGTCACCACCGGTCTCTCGTCACGTGAAGCGATCGCCGCGATCGCACGCGCGGGCGGCGTGACCGTCGCCGCCGGCGCGCTGGTCGACCGCTCCAACGGCAGCGCGGACCTCGGCGTGCCGTTCCATCCGCTGATCCGCCTCGACGTTCCGACCTACGCTGCCGACGCCTTGCCCCCCGAACTTGCGGCGATCCCAGCGATCAAGCCGGGTAGCCGGGCGGCGGCATGA
- the coxB gene encoding cytochrome c oxidase subunit II: MRMTGFKSIALAAGLLVAGAGFAAAPPAAPTAPAVTAPAPVTVDPAAAAPANAPAPGSAALAQDGAYAVTPVPGVGMPTDRHYGIQPQVTKNGERAQHFHDAILVPVITVVSFFVLALLFWVVYRFRRARNPVPSKTSHNTAIEIVWTLAPVLILVLLAVPSIGLLQAQFKPAPANAITLKAIGNQWYWTYQYPDNGGFEITANMLKEKDQAGKGERIRTDADGPRLLATDNRVVLPVGVPIRLITTANDVIHSWAVPAFWMKLDAVPGRLNETSFTIEKPGVYFGQCSELCGARHNYMPIAVEAVSLEQFNAWVLAKGGSIKGAKPSVAPAALTPEAAGAAAAPTSNTTDGAVENSTAPATTTTQGASGNPAGAGTGL; this comes from the coding sequence ATGCGTATGACGGGGTTCAAATCGATCGCACTGGCAGCCGGGCTGCTGGTGGCCGGCGCGGGCTTCGCCGCGGCGCCGCCCGCCGCGCCGACCGCGCCTGCCGTTACGGCACCGGCGCCCGTCACGGTCGATCCGGCTGCCGCCGCGCCCGCAAACGCGCCCGCCCCGGGCAGTGCCGCGCTGGCGCAGGACGGTGCGTATGCCGTGACGCCGGTGCCCGGCGTCGGCATGCCGACCGACCGGCATTATGGCATCCAGCCGCAGGTCACGAAGAATGGCGAGCGCGCACAGCATTTCCATGACGCGATTCTCGTCCCCGTGATCACGGTCGTCTCGTTCTTCGTGCTCGCGCTGCTGTTCTGGGTCGTCTACCGCTTCCGCCGCGCGCGGAACCCGGTGCCGTCCAAGACGAGCCACAACACGGCGATCGAGATCGTATGGACGCTGGCCCCAGTGCTGATCCTCGTACTGCTCGCGGTGCCGTCGATCGGCCTGCTGCAGGCGCAGTTCAAGCCCGCCCCTGCCAACGCGATCACGCTGAAGGCGATCGGCAACCAGTGGTACTGGACCTATCAATATCCGGACAATGGCGGGTTCGAAATCACTGCCAACATGCTGAAGGAGAAGGACCAGGCCGGTAAGGGCGAACGCATTCGCACCGATGCCGACGGTCCCCGCCTGCTCGCCACCGACAACCGTGTCGTGCTGCCGGTCGGCGTGCCGATCCGCCTGATCACCACCGCCAACGACGTCATCCACAGCTGGGCGGTTCCCGCCTTCTGGATGAAGCTGGATGCGGTTCCGGGTCGCCTGAACGAGACGAGCTTCACGATCGAGAAGCCCGGCGTGTATTTCGGCCAGTGCAGCGAATTGTGCGGTGCGCGGCACAATTACATGCCGATCGCGGTCGAGGCCGTGTCGCTCGAGCAGTTCAACGCCTGGGTCCTCGCCAAAGGCGGCTCGATCAAGGGCGCCAAGCCTTCGGTCGCCCCCGCCGCGCTGACGCCGGAAGCGGCCGGCGCCGCTGCAGCGCCGACCAGCAACACCACCGACGGCGCGGTCGAAAATTCGACCGCACCCGCCACCACGACCACTCAGGGCGCATCGGGCAATCCCGCCGGCGCCGGCACCGGACTGTAA
- the ctaD gene encoding cytochrome c oxidase subunit I: MTDTALSPSHFDAHHGHDDHAHVEHVPAFFARWFMSTNHKDIGTLYLIFAIIAGIIGGSISGLMRAELAHPGIQYLQGWAGMLHGGEASLDESLHLWNVLVTAHGLIMVFFMVMPAMIGGFGNWFVPIMIGAPDMAFPRMNNISFWLLVPAFMLLLASPFFGGAGNGWTLYAPLSTYGEPGPSTDMAILALHLAGASSILGAINFITTIFNMRAPGMTLHKMPLFVWSVLVTAFLLLLALPVLAAAITMLLTDRNFGTTFFDPAGGGDPILYQHLFWFFGHPEVYIMILPGFGIVSHIISTFSKKPVFGYLGMAYAMVAIGVVGFVVWAHHMFTTGLSVNTKMYFTAATMVIAVPTGIKIFSWIATMWGGSMSFKTPMVWAIGFIFMFTVGGVTGVVLANGGVDDYMQDTYYVVAHFHYVLSLGAVFSLFAGFYYWFPKMSGKMYNEFLGQLHFWVFFIGVNIMFFPMHFLGLQGMPRRMPDYTDGLAHWNWVASVGYMIMGVGMVIFFINLFWSLMAGKKAEDSPWGEGATTLEWTLSSPPPFHQFETLPRID, from the coding sequence ATGACAGATACCGCCCTCAGCCCGAGCCATTTCGACGCGCATCATGGCCATGACGACCATGCGCACGTCGAACATGTTCCTGCGTTCTTCGCGCGCTGGTTCATGTCGACCAACCACAAGGATATCGGGACGCTGTACCTGATCTTCGCGATCATCGCGGGGATCATCGGCGGGTCGATTTCCGGCCTGATGCGCGCGGAACTCGCGCATCCCGGCATCCAGTACCTGCAAGGCTGGGCCGGCATGCTGCACGGCGGCGAGGCGAGCCTCGACGAGTCGCTGCATCTCTGGAACGTCCTGGTCACGGCGCACGGCCTGATCATGGTGTTCTTCATGGTCATGCCCGCCATGATCGGCGGGTTCGGCAACTGGTTCGTGCCGATCATGATCGGCGCGCCGGACATGGCCTTCCCGCGCATGAACAACATCTCGTTCTGGCTGCTCGTCCCCGCTTTCATGCTGCTGCTCGCATCGCCGTTCTTCGGTGGTGCCGGCAACGGATGGACGCTGTACGCACCGCTCTCCACCTATGGCGAGCCGGGACCGTCGACGGACATGGCGATCCTGGCGCTGCACCTTGCCGGTGCCTCGTCGATCCTGGGTGCGATCAACTTCATCACCACGATCTTCAACATGCGCGCTCCGGGCATGACGCTGCACAAGATGCCGCTGTTCGTCTGGTCCGTGCTGGTCACCGCATTCCTGCTGCTGCTCGCACTTCCGGTGCTGGCCGCAGCGATCACGATGCTGCTGACCGATCGTAACTTCGGCACGACCTTCTTCGATCCTGCCGGCGGCGGCGATCCGATCCTGTACCAGCATCTGTTCTGGTTCTTCGGTCACCCCGAAGTGTACATCATGATCCTGCCGGGCTTCGGCATCGTCAGCCACATCATCTCGACCTTCTCCAAGAAGCCGGTGTTCGGCTATCTCGGCATGGCCTACGCCATGGTCGCGATCGGCGTGGTCGGCTTCGTCGTGTGGGCGCACCACATGTTCACGACCGGCCTGTCGGTGAATACGAAGATGTACTTCACCGCGGCGACGATGGTGATCGCGGTGCCGACCGGCATCAAGATCTTCTCTTGGATCGCGACGATGTGGGGTGGCTCGATGAGCTTCAAGACCCCGATGGTCTGGGCGATCGGCTTCATCTTCATGTTCACCGTCGGCGGCGTGACCGGCGTCGTGCTCGCGAACGGTGGCGTCGACGATTACATGCAGGACACGTATTACGTGGTGGCGCATTTCCACTACGTGCTGTCGCTGGGTGCGGTCTTCTCGCTGTTCGCCGGGTTCTACTATTGGTTCCCGAAGATGTCGGGGAAGATGTACAACGAGTTCCTCGGCCAGCTGCACTTCTGGGTGTTCTTCATCGGCGTGAACATCATGTTCTTCCCGATGCACTTCCTCGGCCTGCAGGGCATGCCACGCCGCATGCCCGACTATACGGACGGCCTGGCGCACTGGAACTGGGTCGCTTCGGTCGGCTACATGATCATGGGCGTCGGCATGGTGATCTTCTTCATCAACCTGTTCTGGTCGCTGATGGCGGGCAAGAAGGCGGAAGACAGCCCGTGGGGCGAAGGCGCCACGACGCTGGAATGGACCCTGTCCTCGCCTCCGCCGTTCCACCAGTTCGAGACGCTGCCGCGGATCGACTGA
- a CDS encoding heme o synthase, protein MTATTLPLPADWRDFLALTKPRVMTLVVFTGLCGMLAAPVLIDPILGFTAILCIALGAGAAGALNQWYEADLDSKMKRTQGRPLPAGRMERGSALHFGVGLAAFSVILMGLANNVVAAGILAVSILFYVLIYTVWLKRRTPQNIVIGGAAGAFPPLIGWAAATGDVATLPVLLFVLVFLWTPPHFWALALFMKTDYAAAGVPMLPVVAGERATRTQIGLYTIPMAAAAIAPWALGLTGAIYGWVAVATTAVFAAMVVQVATRRTQPNDTMRPEKRLFAYSILYLFILFGALVADRWI, encoded by the coding sequence ATGACCGCGACGACTCTTCCCCTGCCCGCAGACTGGCGCGACTTCCTGGCGCTGACCAAGCCGCGCGTGATGACGCTGGTGGTGTTTACCGGACTGTGCGGTATGCTGGCGGCGCCGGTGCTGATCGATCCGATCCTCGGCTTCACGGCGATCCTGTGCATTGCGCTGGGCGCGGGTGCGGCGGGGGCGCTGAACCAATGGTATGAGGCCGATCTCGATTCGAAGATGAAGCGGACGCAGGGTCGCCCCCTGCCCGCCGGACGGATGGAACGCGGATCGGCGCTGCATTTCGGCGTGGGCCTCGCGGCATTCTCGGTGATCCTGATGGGGCTGGCGAACAATGTCGTCGCGGCGGGGATCCTCGCGGTGTCGATCCTGTTCTACGTGTTGATCTACACCGTGTGGCTGAAGCGCCGGACGCCGCAGAACATCGTGATCGGCGGTGCGGCGGGCGCGTTTCCGCCGTTGATCGGTTGGGCGGCGGCAACGGGCGACGTCGCGACCTTGCCCGTGCTGCTGTTCGTATTGGTATTCCTGTGGACTCCGCCACATTTCTGGGCGCTCGCCTTGTTCATGAAGACCGATTACGCCGCGGCGGGCGTGCCGATGCTGCCCGTCGTCGCGGGCGAGCGGGCGACCCGGACGCAGATCGGGCTGTACACGATCCCGATGGCGGCGGCGGCGATCGCCCCCTGGGCGCTGGGACTGACCGGCGCGATCTATGGCTGGGTCGCGGTCGCGACGACGGCGGTGTTTGCCGCGATGGTGGTGCAGGTCGCGACGCGGCGCACGCAGCCCAACGACACGATGCGCCCCGAAAAACGCCTGTTCGCCTATTCAATCCTGTACCTGTTCATTCTGTTCGGCGCATTGGTTGCCGACCGCTGGATCTGA
- a CDS encoding cytochrome c oxidase assembly protein → MTGTGRTAMLAVIGICFMTGLAWASVPLYRMFCQVTGLNGTTQRGTEAPGAVDGKMRIDFDTNVSPKLPWKFEPENPSETVDIGARDMVFFTATNTSAKPVTGTATFNVTPAQAGKYFTKIQCFCFTQQTLKPGETARMPVIFFVDPKIMADPDAKDIRTITLSYTFYPVDSGKTSS, encoded by the coding sequence ATGACGGGAACCGGCCGGACCGCGATGCTGGCGGTGATCGGCATCTGCTTCATGACCGGCCTCGCCTGGGCCAGCGTGCCGCTGTACCGCATGTTCTGCCAGGTGACCGGGCTGAACGGCACGACGCAGCGCGGGACGGAGGCGCCCGGCGCGGTCGACGGCAAGATGCGGATCGATTTCGACACGAACGTCAGCCCGAAGCTGCCGTGGAAGTTCGAGCCCGAAAACCCGTCCGAGACGGTCGATATCGGCGCGCGCGACATGGTGTTCTTCACGGCGACCAACACGTCCGCCAAGCCGGTCACGGGCACCGCGACGTTCAACGTCACGCCGGCGCAGGCGGGCAAGTATTTCACCAAGATCCAGTGCTTCTGCTTCACGCAACAGACGCTGAAACCGGGCGAGACCGCGCGGATGCCGGTGATCTTCTTCGTCGATCCGAAGATCATGGCGGATCCCGATGCGAAGGATATCCGCACCATCACGCTCAGTTACACGTTTTACCCGGTGGATTCCGGCAAGACGTCGAGCTAG
- a CDS encoding cytochrome c oxidase subunit 3, producing the protein MAGAKNHDYHILAPDPWPIIGSFSALAMAVGGIMWMHGGHVSPDKANGGGVVFFIGLLGVLTTMFCWWGNVIKEAHAGDHTPVVQLHLRYGMILFIASEVMFFVGWFWAFFDFSLFPAPVELAAGVPGLITDAAAGAATWPPKGLEVIDAFKFPLLNTLILLTSGTTVTWAHHALIHNQRGGEKTGLWGLIGVGNRDGVLKGLWLTVALGLLFSSIQAYEYAEAPFPFKGINYGASFFMATGFHGFHVLIGTIFLIVCLVRAYRGDFTPKQHFGFEAAAWYWHFVDVVWLFLFVTIYVWGGWGAPVHGG; encoded by the coding sequence ATGGCCGGCGCCAAGAACCACGATTATCATATTCTCGCTCCGGATCCGTGGCCGATCATCGGCTCGTTCTCGGCGCTCGCGATGGCGGTGGGCGGCATCATGTGGATGCATGGCGGCCATGTCAGCCCGGACAAGGCGAATGGCGGCGGCGTCGTGTTCTTCATCGGCCTGCTCGGCGTGTTGACGACGATGTTCTGCTGGTGGGGCAACGTGATCAAGGAAGCGCATGCGGGCGATCACACGCCGGTCGTGCAGCTTCACCTGCGTTACGGCATGATCCTGTTCATCGCGTCCGAAGTCATGTTCTTCGTCGGATGGTTCTGGGCGTTTTTCGACTTCTCGCTCTTCCCCGCACCGGTCGAACTGGCGGCGGGCGTTCCGGGCCTGATCACCGATGCGGCCGCGGGCGCCGCGACCTGGCCACCCAAGGGCCTGGAAGTGATCGACGCCTTCAAGTTCCCGCTGCTCAATACGCTGATCCTGCTGACCAGCGGCACCACCGTCACCTGGGCGCACCATGCGCTGATCCACAACCAGCGTGGCGGCGAGAAGACGGGCCTGTGGGGCCTGATCGGGGTCGGCAATCGCGACGGCGTGCTGAAGGGCCTGTGGCTCACGGTCGCGCTGGGTCTGCTGTTCAGCTCGATCCAGGCGTATGAATATGCCGAGGCACCGTTCCCCTTCAAGGGCATCAACTATGGCGCGTCGTTCTTCATGGCGACCGGCTTCCACGGCTTCCACGTCCTGATCGGCACGATCTTCCTGATCGTCTGCCTCGTCCGCGCCTATCGCGGCGACTTCACCCCGAAGCAGCATTTCGGCTTCGAGGCAGCGGCCTGGTACTGGCACTTCGTCGACGTGGTGTGGCTGTTCCTGTTCGTCACCATCTATGTCTGGGGCGGCTGGGGCGCACCGGTCCACGGCGGCTGA
- a CDS encoding DUF983 domain-containing protein, with translation MQVAIGGLCPRCGAKTLFGGFASFAPKCTKCGLDFSAFNVGDGPAAFLTLILGAIVTALAITLELTLHPPLWLHMAIWIPVTAAGVVLSLRAAKGALIAAEYRNAAHEGRIVQNADDV, from the coding sequence ATGCAGGTCGCGATCGGCGGCCTGTGTCCGCGCTGCGGCGCGAAGACCCTGTTCGGCGGGTTCGCGAGTTTCGCACCGAAATGCACGAAATGCGGGCTGGATTTCTCTGCCTTCAACGTCGGCGACGGGCCGGCGGCTTTCCTGACCCTGATCCTGGGCGCGATCGTCACGGCGCTGGCTATCACGCTGGAATTGACGCTGCACCCGCCATTGTGGCTGCACATGGCGATCTGGATCCCGGTAACCGCGGCAGGCGTCGTGCTGTCGCTGAGGGCCGCGAAAGGCGCGCTGATCGCCGCGGAATATCGCAACGCGGCGCATGAGGGACGGATAGTCCAGAACGCCGATGACGTCTGA
- a CDS encoding SURF1 family protein, which translates to MKRIPVVATIVVVAAIALMIALGFWQLQRRGEKEALLRQYAANITRPAIAFPSIPVDDSLLFRRASGMCLEAVSWSERSGRNAAGGSGWRQIAQCRTGAEGPGMAVQVGVARSAGGKPDWKGGEVHGYITHAPDDQPLILSLFGTSRPKTLMLVSDTTPPGLDANPGPDLSAVPNNHLAYAVQWFIFAAIAGIIYALAVYWRIKPARPGLLDAD; encoded by the coding sequence ATGAAGCGGATCCCCGTCGTCGCGACGATCGTGGTGGTCGCCGCGATCGCGCTGATGATCGCGCTGGGTTTCTGGCAATTGCAGCGGCGCGGCGAGAAGGAAGCGCTGCTGAGGCAATATGCCGCCAACATCACGCGCCCGGCGATCGCCTTTCCTTCGATCCCGGTCGACGATTCGCTGCTGTTCCGACGCGCGAGCGGGATGTGCCTGGAAGCGGTGAGCTGGTCGGAGCGGTCGGGGCGCAATGCGGCGGGCGGATCGGGCTGGCGGCAGATCGCGCAGTGCCGCACCGGAGCCGAGGGCCCCGGCATGGCGGTGCAGGTCGGCGTGGCGAGAAGCGCCGGCGGCAAACCGGACTGGAAGGGCGGCGAAGTCCACGGATACATCACCCATGCCCCGGACGATCAGCCGCTGATCCTGTCACTGTTCGGAACGTCGCGACCCAAGACGTTGATGTTGGTGAGCGATACGACGCCGCCGGGGCTCGACGCCAATCCCGGGCCGGACCTGTCGGCGGTGCCGAACAATCATCTGGCCTATGCGGTGCAATGGTTCATCTTCGCCGCGATCGCCGGGATCATCTATGCGCTGGCAGTATATTGGCGGATCAAGCCGGCGCGACCCGGTCTTCTTGACGCTGATTAA